GCCCTGGAAGGCGACCGTGATCGTGTCGGTCGGTCCGTTACGGTGTTTGGCCACGATGAAGTCGGCCTCGCCGGCGCGCGGCGACTCCTTCTCGTAGTAGTCGTCGCGGTGCAGCAGGATCACCATGTCGGCGTCCTGCTCGATCGATCCGGACTCACGTAGATCGGACAGCTGCGGACGCTTGTCCGTACGCTGCTCGGGACCACGGTTGAGCTGCGAGACCGCCACCACCGGCACCTCCAGCTCCTTGGCCATCAGCTTGAGGCCACGGGACAGCTCGGAGACCTCCTGCTGCCGGCTCTCCACCCGCTTCGGCGAGCTCATCAGCTGCAGGTAGTCGACCAGGATGAAGCGCAGGTCGTGCCGCTGCTTGAGCCGCCGCGCCTTGGCCCGGATCTCCATCAGCGTCATGTTGGGCGAGTCGTCGATGTAGAGCGGCGCCTCGGAGATGTCACCCATCTGCCGGGCCAGCTTGGTCCAGTCGTCCTCGGACAGCTGACCGGACCGCAACGCGTGCAACGGCACCCTGGCCTCGGCCGAGAGCAGCCGCATCACGATCTCGATCTTGGACATCTCCAGCGAGAAGATGACCGAGGTCAGGTGGTTACGCACCGAGCAGGACCGCACCCAGTCCAGGCCCGCCGTCGACTTGCCCAGGCCCGGCCGGCCGGCGACGATGATCAACTGGCCGGCGTGGAAGCCGTTGGTGAGCCGGTCCAGGTCGACGAAGCCGGTCGGCACGCCGCTCATCACGTCACCGTGCGCGCCGATGGCCTCGATCTCGTCCATCGCCGGCTGCAGCAGCTCCTCGAGGATCGTGTAGTCCTCGGACGTACGCCGCTCGGTCACCTCGTAGACCGCCTGCTGCGCCAGATCCACCACGTCGTCGACGTCGCGACCGGAGCCGACCGTGCCGGAATAGCCGAGCTGCGCGATCCGCGTGCCGGCCTCGATCAGCCGGCGCAGCACCGCGCGCTCGGCCACGATCCGTGCGTAATAGCCGGCGTTGGCGGCGGTCGGCACGCTGGCGATCAGGGTGTGCAGATAGCCGACGCCGCCGACCCGCGGCAGCTCGCCGGACTCGGTCAGCGCGGCCGAGACGGTGATCGGGTCGGCCGGCTCGCCGCGGCCGTACAGGTCGAGGATCGCCTCGAAGATGATCGCGTGCGCCGGCCGGTAGAAGTCGCTGTCCCGGAGGATCTCGACCACGTCGGCGATCGCGTCCTTGCTCAGCAGCATGCCGCCGAGCACGCTCTGCTCCGCGGCGATGTCCTGCGGCGGCGTGCGGTCGAACTCCGGCACGCCGGCCAGCTGCGGCGATCCTCCCATCGGCCGATCGTCATCGGACCGTCCGGCCGGAACCGCCTGCACCGACACTTGAGCCGCTCCCTTACCCCGCTGATCCGACCACGTTGTCCACTCCTCCGGCACACAGCACCGGCGGCCGGTGATGCTCTCACACGATATCGTACATGTGTACGAACAGCATCACCTGTCGCGCGCGCACGGAGCACCACCGAAGGCAGAGCTGCCGACGTTACGGGCTGCGCCAGCCGGCGGCGAACCACCCTGTGGACGTGTCGGTGCACAGCTTGTGGATAACCAGCTACCACCCTGTGGACAGTGTGTGCGCCGGATTGTGGAAAACCTGTGAACTACTCGTCACAGACGTCGGTCTTGCTGCGGGAACGACATCCACCAGCTGGGGATAGAAGAAAGATTTCTCCGCTAGCCGAGCAGCGCGCGTAGCTCGGCCGAGCTCGCGTTGCCGCCGGTGCAGACCACCGCGACCCGCTTGCCGGCGAACTTGTCGCGTACGCCCAGCAAGCCGGCCAGCGCGGCCGCTCCGGCACCTTCGGCGAGCAGGTGCGTCGCGGACAGCATCAGCCGCTGCGCGGCGCGGATGTCCGCGTCGGACACCAGCAGGAAGTCGGCCAGCCGGCCGGCGATCAGCCGCTGCGGCAGCTCGAAACCGCGACCGGTGGCCAGGCCGTCCACGTCGGTACGGTTTGGCCGGCTGACGCACTCACCAGCCAGCCACGACGCGTACGCCGCCGGTGCGGCGGCCGACTGGACGGCAATGATCTGACAGGCGGGGGCCAGCTCGGCCGCCGCCAGCACCGCGCCGGCGGCCCCGGTGCCGCTGCCGACCGGCACGAAGATCGCGTCCAGCTCGGGCTCGGCGCGCAGGATCTCCGCGTACGCGGTGGCCACGCCGGCGATCAGCGCCGGCTCGTTGGCCGGGCTCACCAGCCGCAGGCCGTCGCGCTCGGCCAGCTCACCGGCGAGCCGCTGGGCCTCCTCCATCCGGCCGTCGGCGAGGACGACACGCGCGCCAAGTGCCTCGACCGCCGCCAGCTTGTCGGGGTTGGGGTTCGCCGGCATCACGACTGTGCAGGCGTTGCCGGCCAGCCGTGCGGCGTAGGCGATGGACAGCGCGTGGTTGCCGGTCGAGTACGTACACACGCCGCCGGACAGCTCCGCCATCAGGTTGATGCCGCCGCGCACCTTGAACGCGCCGACCGGCTGCGTGTTCTCCTGCTTGACCAGCACGTCCGCGCCGACCGCCGCGTCCAGCAGCGGATAGGACCACATCGGCGTCTGTGGCAGGTGACCGGCGATCCGGTCGGCGGCGGCGACTACGTCTGCGAAAGTCGGCATGCCTCGAGCGTCGCGGCCGCACCACCTATGCGTCCAATGCCAGATGGCCGATAAACCTATCGATACGATCGATACATGTTGGATGTGACGCGGCTGCGCGTGTTGGCGGCGGTCGCGCGGCACGGATCGGTGACCGCTGCGGCTCAGGCGCTGCACTATGGCCAGCCGTCCGTCAGCCATCACCTCGCGCGGCTCGAGGCCGAGACCGGCGCCGTGCTCACGCAGCGCGTCGGTCGTGGCATCCGGCTCACCGAGGCCGGCCGCCGGCTGGCCGAGCGCGCCGAGGAGATCCTCGGCCGGCTCGACGCGGCGGAGGCCGAGCTGGCGGAGCTGTCCGGCCTGCACTCCGGCCGGGTCCGGATGGCCGCTTTCCCGTCCGCCGCCGGCACGTTCGTGCCGCAGGCGATGGCGTCCTTTCGCCAACGCCATCCCGGCATCGAGCTGACGCTGGTCGCCGCCGAGCCGCCAGAAGCGCTGCAGCTGCTGCGCGGCGGCGAGGTCGAGATCGCCGTCGCGTTCGACCACCGGCCGATCGACGAGCCTGACCTGCGGCTCACGCCGGTCCTGACCGAGAAGATCTTCCTGGTCACGCCGGTCGACGACACCGGCTCCGAGCTGACCGCATACGCGGACGCTGAGTGGATCGCCGGCTGCGAGCGCTGCCGGCAGCACCTGGTGCGGGAGTGCACGCGGACGGGGTTCGCGCCGCGGATCGCCTACACCACCGACGACTATGTGGCCGTGCAGAACCTGGTCGCCGCTGGCCTCGGTGTCGCCACGCTGCCGGAGCTGGCGCTGCGTGCCGTGCGGCATCCAGGCGTACGAGTGTGCGAGCTGCCGGGTCAACGGCGGCAGGTGTTCGCCGCCGTCTACGGCCAGCCGCCGGACCCACCGGCGACGACGGCGGCTCTGCAGGCGCTGGCGGCCGTAGGCTGAGCGCATGTGGTGGCCGTACGTCCTGATCGGCGTTTGTGCTGTGGTGTTCTTCCTCATCGCGCTCGCTGTGGCGCGGGCCTCCGGCCGGATCCCGGCGCGGCCCGCGGCCGGGCCGATTCACCAGGTGCCGATCGGCCCGGACACGCTCGTGGAGATCAGGGCCAGCCTGGCTCGCGGCCAGAAGATCCTGGCGATCAAGCAGCTGCGCGAGGCGACCGGACTCGGCCTCGCCGACGCCAAGAGGCTCGCGGACGCGATGGAGGCCGGCCATCAGCCGCCGTCGCGTGGTGGTCAGGCGTCGGAGCGGAAACCAGACCTGGCGCGGCGCGTACGCGAGCTCCGCGCCGCCGGCCGGGACATGGAGGCCGTCCAGCTGGTCGCCGACGAAACCGGCATGGGCCTGGCCGACGCCGAGCGCTTCGTACGTTCACTCGACTAGACCGCGGCCTTCACCCTAGACAAGCGAAGGCCCGGACGCGGGATGGCGTCCGGGCCTGTCGGCGATTGCGAGCTGCTACTCGGCGACGACCTCGAGGGTGAGGGTGGTCTCGACGTCCGGGTGGATGCGCACGTGTACGTCGTGCTTGCCGGTGGCCTTGATGGCCCGGGCCAGCTCGACCTTGCGGCGGTCCAGGTCGGGGCCGCCGGCGCGGCGCACCGCGTTGACCACGTCGACCGAGGTGATCGAGCCGAACAGCCGGCCACCCTTGCCGGCGCGCGCCGCGAGCTTGACGTCCAGGCCGTCGAGCTGCGCCTTGATCTCCTGCGCGTGGCCGAGGTCGCGCACCTCGCGGATCTTGCGGGCCCGCTTGATGGTCGCGACCTGCTTCTCGCCGCCCTTGGTCCAGGCGATCGCGAGGCCGCGCGGCATCAGGTAGTTGCGGCCGTAGCCGTCCTTGACCTCGACGATGTCGCCAGGCGCACCGAGGCCGGTCACGTCGGTGGTGAGGATGAGCTTCACGTCAACCTCCCCTTACCGCGCGGTGCTGGAGTATGGCAGCAGGGCCATCTCCCGCGCGTTCTTGATCGCCTTGGCCACCTGCCGCTGCTGCTGGCTGGTCACCCCGGTGACCCGGCGTGCACGGATCTTGCCGCGGTCGGAGATGAACTTCCGCAGCAGCGCGGTGTCCTTGTAGTCGATGTAGGTGATCTTGTCCTTGTCGAGCGGGTTCGCCTTTTTCTTCGGCTTCCGCAC
The Fodinicola acaciae DNA segment above includes these coding regions:
- the dnaB gene encoding replicative DNA helicase; protein product: MGGSPQLAGVPEFDRTPPQDIAAEQSVLGGMLLSKDAIADVVEILRDSDFYRPAHAIIFEAILDLYGRGEPADPITVSAALTESGELPRVGGVGYLHTLIASVPTAANAGYYARIVAERAVLRRLIEAGTRIAQLGYSGTVGSGRDVDDVVDLAQQAVYEVTERRTSEDYTILEELLQPAMDEIEAIGAHGDVMSGVPTGFVDLDRLTNGFHAGQLIIVAGRPGLGKSTAGLDWVRSCSVRNHLTSVIFSLEMSKIEIVMRLLSAEARVPLHALRSGQLSEDDWTKLARQMGDISEAPLYIDDSPNMTLMEIRAKARRLKQRHDLRFILVDYLQLMSSPKRVESRQQEVSELSRGLKLMAKELEVPVVAVSQLNRGPEQRTDKRPQLSDLRESGSIEQDADMVILLHRDDYYEKESPRAGEADFIVAKHRNGPTDTITVAFQGHFSRFVDMSTGG
- a CDS encoding threonine ammonia-lyase → MPTFADVVAAADRIAGHLPQTPMWSYPLLDAAVGADVLVKQENTQPVGAFKVRGGINLMAELSGGVCTYSTGNHALSIAYAARLAGNACTVVMPANPNPDKLAAVEALGARVVLADGRMEEAQRLAGELAERDGLRLVSPANEPALIAGVATAYAEILRAEPELDAIFVPVGSGTGAAGAVLAAAELAPACQIIAVQSAAAPAAYASWLAGECVSRPNRTDVDGLATGRGFELPQRLIAGRLADFLLVSDADIRAAQRLMLSATHLLAEGAGAAALAGLLGVRDKFAGKRVAVVCTGGNASSAELRALLG
- a CDS encoding LysR family transcriptional regulator, giving the protein MLDVTRLRVLAAVARHGSVTAAAQALHYGQPSVSHHLARLEAETGAVLTQRVGRGIRLTEAGRRLAERAEEILGRLDAAEAELAELSGLHSGRVRMAAFPSAAGTFVPQAMASFRQRHPGIELTLVAAEPPEALQLLRGGEVEIAVAFDHRPIDEPDLRLTPVLTEKIFLVTPVDDTGSELTAYADAEWIAGCERCRQHLVRECTRTGFAPRIAYTTDDYVAVQNLVAAGLGVATLPELALRAVRHPGVRVCELPGQRRQVFAAVYGQPPDPPATTAALQALAAVG
- a CDS encoding 50S ribosomal protein L7/L12; the encoded protein is MWWPYVLIGVCAVVFFLIALAVARASGRIPARPAAGPIHQVPIGPDTLVEIRASLARGQKILAIKQLREATGLGLADAKRLADAMEAGHQPPSRGGQASERKPDLARRVRELRAAGRDMEAVQLVADETGMGLADAERFVRSLD
- the rplI gene encoding 50S ribosomal protein L9, producing the protein MKLILTTDVTGLGAPGDIVEVKDGYGRNYLMPRGLAIAWTKGGEKQVATIKRARKIREVRDLGHAQEIKAQLDGLDVKLAARAGKGGRLFGSITSVDVVNAVRRAGGPDLDRRKVELARAIKATGKHDVHVRIHPDVETTLTLEVVAE
- the rpsR gene encoding 30S ribosomal protein S18, with protein sequence MAKPPVRKPKKKANPLDKDKITYIDYKDTALLRKFISDRGKIRARRVTGVTSQQQRQVAKAIKNAREMALLPYSSTAR